In a single window of the Cucurbita pepo subsp. pepo cultivar mu-cu-16 chromosome LG18, ASM280686v2, whole genome shotgun sequence genome:
- the LOC111780587 gene encoding probable inactive receptor kinase At5g10020: MHVTCLIICLFLLVNVLGQSDFAALLELKKGIVQDPSGLLDSWDSSSLGSNGCPSNWFGIVCADGRVISLAFDNAGLVGDFSFAAITGLSLLRNLSLSNNQFTGSIVKVGMFKSLEFLDLSQNRFRGSVPDLLIGLVNLVSLNLSSNQFDGAFPTGFSKLEELKYVDVHGNGFSGDITRLLSRMGSVEYVDLSSNRFTGSMDAGVGNPSFISSIRYLNISHNLLNGVLFPHDGMPYFDSLEVFDASNNEFVGTIPAFNFVVSLQTLRLGRNKLSGSLPEALLRESSMLLTELDLSLNQLQGPVGSITSTTLKKLNISSNKLTGSLPATVGSCAVIDLSNNMLSGNLSWIQSWGNHVEVIQLSSNSLTGTLSDKSSQFLRLTLLNVSNNSLEGVLPAVLGTYPELEVIDLSYNRLNGPVPSTLFHSVKLTDLNLSGNNFTGPMPLYESINSTSSSSLKSLDLSRNSLTGHLPSELSTFHSLVYLNLSRNYFDGIIPGNLPNSLNGFDVSFNNLSGEVPENLMRFSDSAFHPGNSLLTFPSSPSNSRDFPGLPSTMYQSRIKTILRIVLIAGLILVAALVVLFCIILYYRAQRLDHSTSTNDGKKDALEEASSVIRQSETNKKKTTSTPPSGFRQDLLPRSHRGDDHVGSNVWSVSDKAKNVGYHESLGKGEGISSPMSLMSSSNPSPTKSQLHLDTPQALNVRSPDKLAGDLHLFDGSLTFTAEELSRAPGEIVGKSCHGTLYKATLDSGHVLAVKWLREGMAKGKKEFAREVKKLGSIKHPNLVSINGYYWGPRDHEKLLISTFINAQSLAFYLQEMERGGVLPLSLPTRLKVASNIAQCLNYLHNEKAIPHGNLKSSNVLLEVRTMNARLTDYSLHRILTPAGTAEQVLNAGALGYRPPEFASSSKPCPSLNSDVYAYGVILLELITGRSSGEIVCGIPGVVDLTDWVRYLARENRFDECIDRTVLDLDGEETVPKQLEDMLQMALRCTLPAAERPDMKTVYEELSVTVQ; this comes from the exons ATGCACGTAACCTGTTTGATAATATGCCTGTTCTTGTTGGTCAATGTTTTGGGGCAGTCTGATTTTGCTGCACTCTTGGAGCTCAAGAAGGGCATTGTTCAAGACCCTTCTGGGCTACTTGATTCATGGGACTCAAGCTCTTTGGGTTCTAATGGCTGCCCCAGTAATTGGTTTGGGATTGTTTGTGCTGATGGCCGTGTCATATCTCTTGCTTTTGATAATGCTGGTCTAGTTGGTGACTTTAGCTTTGCAGCCATTACAGGCCTTTCTTTGCTTCGTAATTTATCACTTTCTAACAATCAGTTTACTGGGAGTATTGTGAAAGTTGGTATGTTCAAGTCCCTTGAATTCTTGGATCTATCCCAAAATCGGTTTCGTGGTTCTGTACCTGATTTGTTGATTGGTTTAGTTAATTTGGTGTCTCTGAATCTTTCTTCAAACCAATTTGATGGGGCTTTCCCTACTGGTTTTAGTAAACTTGAGGAGTTGAAGTATGTAGACGTGCACGGTAATGGCTTTTCGGGGGATATCACTCGCCTTTTGTCACGAATGGGCAGCGTTGAGTATGTTGACTTGAGTAGCAATCGGTTTACTGGTTCAATGGATGCCGGAGTTGGGAATCCGTCGTTCATTTCGTCGATTCGGTATCTTAATATTAGCCATAACCTGTTGAATGGAGTGCTTTTTCCTCATGATGGGATGCCTTATTTTGATAGCTTAGAGGTTTTTGATGCTAGTAACAATGAGTTTGTTGGCACCATACCTGCCTTCAACTTCGTGGTCTCTCTACAAACACTTCGACTTGGACGAAACAAGTTATCCGGGTCACTTCCAGAAGCTCTCTTACGAGAGAGTTCGATGCTCTTGACCGAACTCGATCTTAGCCTTAACCAACTTCAAG GTCCGGTTGGGAGTATTACATCGACAACTCTGAAGAAGCTTAATATATCTTCAAACAAATTGACGGGTTCCTTGCCCGCCACTGTTGGCTCTTGTGCGGTTATAGATCTTAGTAATAATATGCTGTCAGGCAATCTATCTTGGATTCAAAGTTGGGGAAACCATGTGGAAGTTATTCAGTTAAGTTCGAATTCGTTGACAGGAACATTATCAGATAAATCTTCTCAATTCTTAAGGCTTACTTTGTTGAATGTCTCCAATAACTCATTGGAGGGTGTTCTTCCAGCTGTGTTGGGTACTTATCCCGAACTCGAGGTCATTGATTTAAGCTATAACCGGCTTAACGGTCCCGTCCCTTCTACCCTTTTTCACTCGGTGAAGTTGACTGATCTTAATCTCTCTGGCAACAATTTTACTGGCCCTATGCCACTCTATGAGAGTATAAATTCTACTTCAAGTTCAAGTCTGAAATCTCTTGATCTGTCACGTAACTCGTTGACCGGTCACTTACCGTCGGAGTTGAGTACGTTCCACAGCTTGGTGTATCTCAATCTGTCCAGAAATTATTTTGACGGGATCATCCCGGGAAACCTTCCGAATAGTTTGAATGGCTTTGATGTGTCGTTTAATAACCTTTCTGGTGAAGTTCCTGAGAACTTGATGAGGTTTTCTGATTCAGCATTTCATCCAGGAAACTCCTTGCTAACTTTTCCTTCTTCCCCATCAAATTCAAGAGACTTCCCTGGTTTACCGTCGACAATGTATCAGTCTCGTATAAAAACGATCCTTAGAATTGTTCTCATTGCAGGTTTGATCCTAGTTGCTGCATTGGTAgttcttttttgtattataCTGTATTACAGGGCTCAAAGGCTCGACCATAGCACATCGACCAACGATGGAAAAAAAGATGCCTTGGAAGAAGCTTCTTCTGTTATTCGTCAATCTGAGACGAACAAGAAGAAGACTACATCAACGCCTCCATCTGGTTTTCGTCAAGATCTTCTCCCACGATCCCACCGAGGGGACGATCATGTCGGTAGCAACGTGTGGTCAGTTTCAGACAAGGCTAAAAATGTTGGTTATCATGAATCATTAGGAAAAGGAGAAGGGATATCCTCACCCATGTCTCTCATGTCATCTTCAAATCCATCACCTACAAAGAGCCAGCTACATCTCGATACTCCCCAGGCACTAAACGTTCGCTCTCCCGATAAATTGGCGGGGGATCTACATCTTTTTGATGGCTCCTTAACATTCACAGCCGAAGAACTTTCACGTGCTCCAGGGGAAATTGTGGGGAAAAGTTGCCACGGGACGTTGTACAAGGCGACGCTCGACTCTGGACATGTATTGGCTGTCAAATGGCTGAGGGAGGGAATggcaaaaggaaaaaaggaatttgCAAGAGAAGTGAAGAAACTTGGAAGCATCAAACACCCAAATTTAGTCTCCATAAATGGATACTATTGGGGTCCAAGGGATCATGAGAAGCTTCTTATATCAACCTTCATAAATGCACAGTCTTTGGCTTTCTATCTTCAAG AGATGGAGAGAGGAGGAGTCTTACCGTTATCTCTACCGACCCGTCTTAAAGTCGCTTCAAACATAGCTCAATGTTTAAACTACTTACACAACGAGAAGGCTATCCCGCACGGCAACTTGAAATCCTCGAACGTTTTGTTAGAAGTTCGGACTATGAACGCACGGCTCACAGATTACAGTCTACACCGTATATTAACCCCGGCTGGCACGGCGGAGCAAGTTCTTAATGCAGGTGCTTTAGGCTATCGGCCGCCCGAATTTGCTAGCTCGAGCAAGCCATGTCCATCACTCAACAGTGATGTCTATGCATATGGAGTCATTCTGTTGGAGCTGATAACTGGAAGAAGTTCAGGGGAAATAGTTTGTGGGATCCCAGGAGTTGTTGATCTAACAGACTGGGTGAGGTACTTAGCTCGAGAAAACCGGTTCGACGAGTGCATCGACAGGACGGTTCTGGACCTCGACGGTGAGGAAACGGTACCCAAACAGCTTGAAGATATGCTTCAAATGGCTCTAAGATGCACTCTACCAGCAGCTGAGAGGCCTGACATGAAAACTGTGTATGAAGAACTTTCAGTGACTGTGCAGTAG
- the LOC111779594 gene encoding programmed cell death protein 2, which translates to MDEIGNGAVESMEKLNSLRITSLDDEDINDDEELLDDSDTDDDDEDEESDESVVLGFVEKPENSWSLLPQLFPSKAGGVPAWLDPVNLPSGRSCVCDICGEPLQFLLQIYAPIVEKDSTFHRTLFVFMCPSMTCLLRDQHEQWKSKSEKSSRSVKVFRGQLPRSNPFYSSEAPKHDGTDKPCASGVAPCSWCGTWKGDKVCSKCRKVRYCSEKHQAIHWRTGHKTDCQRMCISSQLSSSGQINSQYETDIEKVSKKHLWPEFGIIHEYESEFNMETSQDDSHANALVRRDRMDDSMKSLLANFEGDDDRKSWASFQVRLSKAPEQVLRYCRDDGSKPLWPMSSGRPSQADIPKCSYCSGPMCYEFQILPQLLYYFGVKNDVDSLDWATIVVYTCEASCESSIAYKEEFAWVQLSTPSSVPQ; encoded by the exons ATGGATGAAATTGGCAATGGTGCAGTGGAGTCCATGGAAAAACTTAATAGCCTCCGTATCACCTCGTTGGATGACGAGGacattaatgatgatgaagaattgCTAGATGACTCTGACACTGATGACGATGATGAGGATGAAGAATCAGATGAATCAGTGGTTTTGGGTTTTGTCGAGAAGCCCGAAAATTCTTGGtctcttcttcctcagttATTTCCAAGCAAGGCTGGAGGAGTACCG GCATGGTTGGATCCAGTGAATTTGCCGTCTGGAAGGTCTTGTGTTTGTGATATATGTGGAGAGCCTCTGCAGTTTCTGCTCCAG atTTATGCTCCTATTGTGGAGAAGGACTCAACATTTCATCGAACGTTATTTGTGTTTATGTGTCCATCAATGACTTGTCTTCTACGAGATCAACATGAGCAATGGAAAAGCAAGTCTGAGAAGTCATCTCGAAG TGTGAAAGTTTTCCGTGGCCAATTACCTCGTAGTAATCCCTTTTACTCAAGTGAAGCCCCAAAACATGATGGGACTGACAAACCTTGTGCATCTGGAG TTGCACCTTGTAGCTGGTGTGGTACTTGGAAAGGAGATAAAGTTTGTAGCAAGTGTAGAAAAGTACGCTATTGCTCTGAGAAACATCAG GCTATTCATTGGCGTACTGGGCATAAAACTGATTGCCAAAGAATGTGCATATCTTCTCAGTTGTCAAGTTCTGGACAGATCAACAGTCAATACGAAACAGATATTGAGAAAG TTTCAAAGAAGCATCTTTGGCCTGAATTTGGGATCATACATGAATACGAGAGTGAGTTCAACATGGAAACATCCCAGGACGATTCCCATGCAAATGCTTTGGTTCGTAGGGATAGGATGGATGACTCGATGAAATCCTTGTTGGCCAATTTTGAG GGAGATGATGATAGAAAGTCATGGGCCTCTTTTCAAGTTCGCTTATCAAAGGCACCTGAACAAGTCTTGAg ATATTGTAGAGATGATGGATCTAAACCTTTATGGCCAATGTCAAGTGGTCGACCTTCGCAAGCAGATATCCCAAAATGCAGTTACTGTAGCGGTCCCATGTGTTATGAATTCCAG ATCTTGCCTCAGTTGCTTTATTATTTTGGGGTAAAGAATGACGTGGATTCACTCGACTGGGCGACAATTGTTGTCTATACATGTGAAGCCTCCTGTGAGTCCAGCATAGCATATAAAGAGGAGTTTGCCTGGGTTCAACTCTCTACCCCATCTTCTGTTCCCCAGTAA
- the LOC111779848 gene encoding protein ETHYLENE INSENSITIVE 3, with product MMMMFNEMGFCDDMDFLSAPIVDGDVVARPADPEVVVEDDYSDEEIDVDELERRMWRDKMRLKRLKEQSKVKEGIDIAKQRQSQDQARRKKMSRAHDGILKYMLKIMEVCNAQGFVYGIIPEKGKPVTGASDNLREWWKDKVRFDRNGPAAIAKYQADNAIPGRNDGCNSIGPTPHTLQELQDTTLGSLLSALMQHCDPPQRRFPLEKGVPPPWWPTGVEEWWPQLGLSKDQGPPPYKKPHDLKKAWKVGVLTAVIKHMSPDIAKIRKLVRQSKCLQDKMTAKESATWLAIINQEEVLARELYPNSCPPLSSGGGSGSLVINDCSEYDVEGAEEEPSFDVQDRKPDNHSCSFNLGMERTRERVPLRQPPYAIKGEVSTNLDFMRKRKPTSDLNMMMDQKIYTCEFLQCPYSELRLGFNDRTSRDNHQLSCPYRTSSEFNGSSFHVNEVKPVIFPQSFAPPKSAPPPVSSVPSSFDLSTLGVPEDDQKMIRELMSIYDTNIQGNQSNVNTGNSAITENQNLPQLKIQPQQDEYFRNQGIMMDGNFFEGSNVSSSQFNQFKPMNSPFENNHHEHNNNNNNNFHMMFGSPFDLSTFDFKEELPGAAAIDTLSKQQDIPLWYH from the coding sequence atgatgatgatgttcaATGAGATGGGATTTTGTGACGATATGGATTTCCTTTCGGCTCCGATTGTGGATGGAGATGTCGTAGCTCGACCAGCTGATCCTGAAGTTGTGGTGGAAGATGATTATTCTGATGAAGAGATCGATGTCGATGAGCTTGAGAGGAGGATGTGGAGGGACAAGATGCGTCTCAAACGTCTTAAAGAGCAAAGTAAGGTTAAGGAAGGGATTGATATCGCGAAGCAGCGACAGTCTCAAGACCAGGctaggaggaagaagatgtcGAGGGCTCATGATGGGATCTTGAAGTACATGTTGAAGATTATGGAAGTTTGTAATGCTCAAGGTTTTGTATATGGAATAATTCCAGAGAAGGGAAAGCCAGTAACCGGGGCATCGGATAATCTGCGTGAATGGTGGAAAGACAAGGTTAGATTTGATAGAAACGGACCGGCTGCCATAGCTAAGTACCAGGCAGACAATGCGATTCCCGGACGAAACGATGGGTGTAATTCGATCGGTCCAACCCCGCATACCTTGCAGGAACTTCAGGATACGACCCTTGGATCTCTTTTATCAGCTTTGATGCAGCACTGTGACCCTCCTCAAAGAAGATTTCCATTGGAGAAAGGTGTTCCTCCACCGTGGTGGCCTACTGGAGTCGAGGAATGGTGGCCTCAGCTCGGGTTGTCgaaggaccaaggtcctccACCTTACAAAAAGCCCCACGACTTGAAAAAAGCGTGGAAAGTTGGTGTTTTGACTGCTGTAATCAAGCATATGTCCCCTGATATCGCCAAGATCCGAAAACTTGTTAGACAGTCGAAGTGTTTGCAGGACAAGATGACTGCGAAGGAGAGTGCTACATGGCTTGCTATTATCAACCAGGAGGAGGTCTTGGCTCGGGAGCTTTATCCCAATTCTTGCCCGCCTTTGTCTTCCGGTGGGGGTAGTGGATCGTTGGTCATTAACGATTGCAGCGAGTACGATGTAGAAGGCGCTGAGGAGGAACCGAGCTTTGATGTTCAAGATCGTAAACCTGATAACCATAGCTGCTCATTCAACTTGGGAATGGAGAGAACGAGAGAACGGGTGCCCCTTCGACAACCACCGTATGCAATcaaaggagaggtttctacaaaCTTAGATTTTATGCGAAAGAGGAAACCGACCAGCGATCTGAACATGATGATGGATCAGAAGATCTATACTTGTGAGTTCCTCCAGTGTCCTTATAGCGAGCTTCGTCTCGGGTTCAACGACAGGACGTCTAGAGACAACCATCAGTTGTCCTGTCCATATAGAACTTCTTCAGAATTCAATGGCTCAAGTTTTCATGTCAATGAGGTTAAACCAGTTATCTTCCCTCAGTCATTCGCCCCGCCCAAGTCAGCTCCACCCCCAGTTAGCTCGGTTCCATCGTCCTTCGACCTGTCCACTTTAGGCGTTCCAGAAGACGACCAAAAGATGATCAGGGAGCTCATGTCGATCTACGACACCAACATCCAAGGAAACCAAAGCAACGTAAACACTGGTAACAGCGCTATCACGGAGAACCAAAATCTTCCTCAGTTAAAGATCCAACCTCAACAAGACGAATACTTTCGCAATCAAGGTATAATGATGGACGGAAACTTCTTCGAGGGATCGAACGTTTCTAGCAGCCAATTCAACCAGTTTAAGCCAATGAATTCACCTTTCGAAAACAACCACCACGagcacaacaacaacaacaacaacaacttcCACATGATGTTTGGCTCTCCATTCGATTTGTCGACCTTCGACTTCAAAGAAGAACTACCCGGTGCAGCAGCCATCGATACACTGTCGAAACAGCAGGATATTCCATTATGGTATCATTGA
- the LOC111780675 gene encoding lamin-like protein, which yields MFGMTTEVATVATVAVVVTMAGWLLGGVEGREPVLHRVGGGKYTWTTNVNFTDWSIHEHFYVGDWLYFGFDKRIYNVLQVNKTSYDSCNENDFVFNVTRGGRDVFNLTQAKPYYFLSGRGFCFQGMKVAIFVEDSPPISSPRISNHSSSIQPLKPLSSLSVLITLAFTKIVLLN from the exons ATGTTCGGGATGACAACGGAGGTGGCGACCGTGGCAACAGTGGCGGTGGTAGTCACGATGGCGGGGTGGTTGCTCGGTGGAGTTGAGGGTAGAGAACCAGTGTTGCATAGAGTTGGAGGAGGAAAATACACTTGGACAACTAATGTTAACTTCACTGATTGGTCAATTCACGAGCATTTTTACGTTGGTGATTGGCTCT ATTTCGGGTTCGATAAACGTATCTACAACGTGCTACAAGTGAACAAAACGAGCTACGATAGTTGCAACGAGAATGATTTCGTTTTCAACGTAACGAGAGGAGGACGAGACGTGTTTAACCTAACACAAGCAAAGCCATACTACTTTCTAAGCGGAAGAGGGTTTTGCTTTCAAGGAATGAAGGTTGCTATCTTTGTTGAAGACTCGCCTCCCATTTCATCACCCAGAATTTCAAACCATTCTTCATCTATTCAACCATTAAAGCCTCTCTCATCCCTCTCGGTATTGATCACGCTTGCCTTCACTAAAATCGTTCTTCTAAATTAG
- the LOC111780713 gene encoding leucine-rich repeat protein 1 encodes MAATRFWVSTFFFLFTVTLTSVLHVALANSEGDALYTLRRSLSDPDNVLQSWDPTLVNPCTWFHITCNQDNRVTRLDLGNSNLSGHLVPELGRLEHLQYLELYKNNIHGTIPDELGNLKSLISLDLYNNNITGRIPFSLGKLKSLVFLRLNDNRLNGPIPRELTAITSLKVVDVSNNDLCGTIPTSGPFEHIPLNNFENNPRMEGPELLGLASYDTNCT; translated from the exons ATGGCGGCGACTCGGTTCTGGGTTTCgactttcttctttctctttacAGTAACCCTAACTTCTGTTCTTCACGTTGCGCTTGCCAACTCTGAAGGCGACGCTCTCTACACTCTCCGCCGGAGCTTGTCCGATCCTGATAACGTGCTTCAGAGTTGGGATCCTACTCTCGTCAATCCCTGTACTTGGTTCCACATTACTTGTAACCAGGACAACCGCGTTACCCGACT gGACTTGGGCAATTCCAATTTGTCTGGACATCTTGTTCCTGAACTTGGAAGGCTTGAGCATCTGCAATATTT GGAACTTTACAAAAACAACATCCATGGAACTATTCCAGATGAGCTTGGAAACTTGAAGAGCCTCATCAGTTTGGACCTGTATAACAACAACATCACTGGACGAATCCCTTTTTCTTTGGGGAAACTGAAATCTCTTGTGTTCTT ACGGCTTAATGATAACCGATTAAATGGACCAATCCCAAGAGAACTGACTGCAATTACAAGCCTTAAAGTTGT GGATGTCTCAAATAATGACTTGTGTGGAACAATACCAACCAGTGGACCATTTGAGCACATACCTTTAAACAA CTTTGAGAATAACCCTAGAATGGAAGGACCAGAATTGTTGGGACTTGCTAGCTACGACACAAATTGCACATAG
- the LOC111779557 gene encoding protein YLS3-like: MALFVFCNLLLLLLAPFAASNIDQDRTECSDQLIGLAPCLPYVSGDAKTPTIDCCSGLKQVVQKSKKCLCVLIKDKDDPNLGLKINGSLALGLPNACHAPSNITECISLLHLAPNSTEAKIFKESNSTSEPSSAPDSKVHGSSSTANEKSDGGTRKKPIGGAGMIMEILLGFFILSHLNSLKFI, from the exons ATGGCTCTCTTTGTCTTCTGCAATTTGCTGCTTCTCCTGCTAGCTCCTTTTGCAGCCTCTAACATAGACCAAGATAGAACTGAGTGCTCAGACCAACTCATCGGCCTTGCCCCTTGCCTGCCTTATGTTAGCGGCGATGCCAAAACGCCTACCATTGATTGCTGCAGTGGGCTCAAGCAGGTGGTGCAGAAGAGTAAGAAGTGCCTCTGTGTTCTTATCAAGGACAAGGATGACCCTAATCTTGGCCTTAAAATCAATGGCTCCCTCGCTTTGGGTCTCCCTAATGCCTGCCATGCTCCTTCTAATATCACTGAGTGTATCT CTCTTTTGCACTTAGCACCAAACTCTACAGAAGCTAAGATATTCAAAGAGTCAAATTCCACAAGTGAACCAAGCAGTGCTCCAGATTCTAAAG TTCATGGGAGTTCGTCCACTGCCAACGAAAAAAGCGACGGTGGAACGAGGAAGAAACCGATTGGAGGTGCAGGGATGATTATGGAGATTCTGCTAGGGTTCTTCATTCTATCGCATCTCAATAGTCTAAAGTTCATATAG